The genomic interval CCGGGTCACGTGAATCTGCACATCACGAAAATACGGGCGCATGTTCTTGTCGATAAACGGAAAGCTCAGGCGCTGCAACTCCTCGCTCACTTCCACCATCGGCGCCACATAGCGGCGCAGGCGCAGGATGTCGCGGCGCAGGCTGTGCAGGCGGCGGATGTCATCCTCCTGCAACGAACCGCCGAGCACGCTTTGCTCCAACTCCTCGATTTCACCATGAATGGCCTCGCTGACCGGCTGGTAGTTCTCGGTGACGAAGTCGAGCAGGGCGTACAGCACAAAATCTTCACCGTGCTCCAGCAGCAGCGGCCGCGCCTCGCAGCGCTGGCGCACCAGGGCATAGGATTTGGAGTGGCCATTGCGGCACGTGATGATGTAGCCGTTGCCGGCAAAGATATGCGTTTCGATGAACTCCAGCTTGCCTTCATGGCGCACTGGCGAGTAGGTGACGATGAACAGCGCGTCGCCGAAGGTTTCCAGTTTGGGCCGGCTGTGCTTTTCCAGGGCGTCTTCGATGGCCAGCTCGTGCAGGTTGAACTGGCATTGCAGGTTGGCCAGTTCCTCGGCGTTGGGCTCTTCCAGGCCAATCCACACAAAGTGCCCCGGCTTGCGCGCCCACTCGCTGCCTTCGTCGATGCTGATGTTGGTGACCTTTCTGCCGGCGCTGTACACCGCCGATGCCACGACTCGACCCATGGTTGCCTGCTTATTCCGGTTGAACACGGGGTACAGCTTGGGCCGTACCCGGCCCAAGAGCAACCGGCTTCAGGCCAGCTCGTGTTCCATGCGGTCGATGCATTGCTGCATCTGCACCCGGCACTGCTCGATCAGCGCCGGGATGTCCCGTTGGGTCATGCCGGCGGTTGTAATGGGCGGCAGCGAACGGACGACTACCGTGCGCTGGCGCCAGCTGTTCAGGCCCATGCGTTTGGCATAGCGGCTGACGCATACCGGCACAATCGGCACGCCGGCCTCGATGGCCATGTGAAAAGCGCCTTTCTTGAATGCCAGCAAGTGTTCACCAGGGTTGCGTGTGCCTTCGGGGAACACCCAGATCGAGGTATCGTCCTGCAGCACGCGGGTGGTTTTCTGCAGGGCCTTGCGTGCCTGGTAGCTGTTCTTGCGGTCGATCAGCACGTTGCCGCCCAGCCAGAACAGCTGGCCGAACAACGGAACCCAGCCCAGGCTTTTCTTGCCGATGGCAACGGTGCGTCGTGGCACGACCTGGCCGAGCACGAACAGGTCGAAGTTGGATTGGTGGTTGGCGATGATCACGCAACCGGGGGGCTGATCCCATAGCGGGCCGACCTCGGCCTTGACCTTGATGCGCAGCAGTCTGGTGGCCGGGCGGCTGTAGAGGTGGGCGAATATGCGGCTGTTGTCGGGGTTGAAGGGGCGGCACAGGCCGATGACCAGGCCCACGACGCCAACCACAAGGAAATGCAGCGCCAGCAGAAGCATGCGCAAGGAATAAAGCATGGTACGACTCACACCAGACAGTCGCCGGGGAGTGTACGGATGTGCACTGGTTCGGGCAAACCTTGTTGCTGCGCCTTGCTGACGGTGGCAGCAGGCTTGCCCCGCGAACACCGGCGGAGCCGGTGCCGTGCAACGCGTTGCCTGCTTCGCGGGGCAAGCCCGCTCCCACAGAGGCCGGTGGGCCTAGCCCATATGCTGCTGGTCCAGCTCGATCGCCTTGTCCAGGGCCTCCAGCAGGCCTTTACGCACTTTCAGCTTGGTGTTCTTGTGCGCCAGCATGTTCAGCTTCTTCAATTCACGCGCCGCCGCCAGTGCCGCTTCCTGCAACTGCTCGGCCGGCACCACTTTGTCGAGGAAGCCGGCATCGACCGCCGCGTGTGGGTCGAATACCTCGGCATTGATCACCGAGCGGTGGAAGGCTGAGCGGCGCAGGCGGTCGCGGGCCAGTTCGATACCGGCATGGTGCATGGTCATGCCGATCTGCACTTCGTTCAGGCACACCTTGTACGGGCCTTCGACGCCAATGCGGTAATCGGCCGACAGCAGCAGGAAAGCGCCCTTGGCCACGGCATTGCCCGGGCAGGCGACCACCACCGGGAACGGGTGCGACAGCAGGCGGCGGGCGAGGGTAGAGCCGGCGGTGACGAGGCTGATTGCCTCTTGCGGGCCGCTGGTCATCACCTTGAGGTCGTAACCACCCGACAGGATGCCTGGCTGCCCGGTGATGATCACCACTGCGCGCGCTTCGATCGCGCGGTCGAGCGCGGCGTTGAAGGCGGTGATGACGTCCGGCGAGATGGCGTTGACCTTGCCGTTGTTCAGGGTCAGGGTGGCGATGCCGTCTTCGGCGTGGTAGTTAATCAGCTCGCTCATGGCAGAGTCCTTTTGTTGGCGTGGCGACGACGTTACCCAGCGCCAGAGGCCAGGTAAAGCAGCAAGGCTGACTGGTCGGTCAGCGTTCACCGCGTGCCAAATGCAAATACATGAAAAATTTGAAAAAAGTGCTTGCCAAAGGGAATGTCTTTCACTAAATTAGCGCACCTCGACGGGCCGCAAGGCTTGAAGAGAAACGGTGAAGTGTCCGAGTGGTCGAAGGAGCACGCCTGGAAAGTGTGTATACGAGAAATCGTATCAAGGGTTCAAATCCCTTCTTCACCGCCACATTCTACGAAGAGCCCCCGCGCTGAAAAGCACGGGGGCTTTTTGTATTTGGGCCTTTGGGGCTGCTTTGCAGCCCATCGCGACGCAAAGCGGCCCCAAGATCTTAAAAGCTGACCGAAGCCGAAAGCCGAGCGGTACGTGGCGCCCCCTGGAACAGGTAGTTATCCCCCAGATAGTCCCCCACATCGCGCCAATAGCGTTTGTCGAACACGTTATCCACGGTCAGGCGCAGCACCGTGTCATACCCGCCAATGCGCGTACGATACCGGCTCCCTACATCGAACACGGTGTACCCGCCAACCTCCACATTGCCCGCCTGGCTCGCATACTTGCTGGCGCTGTAGCGCGCCCCGCCCAACAGGGCCAGCCCCGGTACCGGCAGCGTGTATTGCGCGTGCAGTGCTGCCCGGAACCTGGGCACATTGATTGCCTGATGGCCTTCATAGGCATCGGTACCGCTGTTTTTCACCCGCGCACGAATGGCTGCGGCGCTGGCCTGTACCTGCAAGTTGCGGGTTACCCAGCCGCTGGCACCCAGCTCCAGGCCGGTGTTTTTCTGCTGGCCTTGCTGCACGTAGGTGAAGTTGCCAGCACCGTCCGGGCGTGCGTACTGGTAGGCCTGGCGGATCTGGAACAGCGCGGCGCTGAGGCTCAGGCCTTGCCAGTCGTGCTTGAGGCCCAGTTCCAGTTGGTGTGAGGTTGTGGGGGCGAGGATTTCGGCAGCGTTGCTGGCAAACCAGGGTGCCGTGCCGCCGGCAGACAGGCCCTGGGCGTAGCTGGCGTATACCGTGGTATCTGGCTGCGGCTTGTAGATAAGTGCAGCATTGGGCAGCAACTCATATTGGCGGGTATGGCGCCCGGCAACACCGTTCTCGTCCCAGGTCTTTTCATCCAGGCGCACTTCACGGGCGCCCAGCACGGTCTGCCACTGTTCGTTGAAGCTGATGCGGTCGCTGACGAACAGGCCGTACTGACGGCTGTCCAGGCGGCGTTCGCTGGCGCCGACAGCTTTGTCGGACGGGTCGAAGGCGGGGGCGCCGGTGTAGATGTTGCCGGTACCCAGCCACTCGTTGTAGTACGGCCGTTGATCCAGCGTGCGCCGCTGCGCGCTGGTGCCCACGGTCAGTTCATGCCCCACGCCCAGCGCATCGAAGTGCCCGTTGAGCATGGCCTGTGCTTCATCGGTGCGGCGGGTGTCGTCGGGGCTGCGGAAGTCGTAGATGTCGTAGTCGCCATTGCCGGCAAAGAACGCGCCTTCGCTCGAACCCCAGGCAAACGCGCTGTAATCGTCGATCACCACCTTGCTGCGCGAGGCACTCAAGGTGCCGGTCCAGGCCTCGTTGAAGCGGTACTCGAAGCGCCCGCCCAGGTTCAGCGAGTCGTTCTGCACGGGTTTGGCCCAGTGCTGGTACGCCAAACGATCGTCCGGGTCGATGCCATGAGGCACTGCGGTGCCGCCCAGCAGTTGGTAACCCGGCACCGAGCGCTGTTCGCGGTGCTGGTATTCGGCATCCAGTTGCAGGGTGGCATCCGGGTTGATCTGCCAGTCGAAGGCCAGCGAGGCGAAGTCACGCTTGCCATCCGCATGGTCGACATACGAGCGGATGTCCTCATGGGCCAGGTTGGCACGCAGGCCGAACTGTTTTTCGCTGCCGAACCAGCCACCCAGGTCGGTGGCCAGGTAGCGTTCGCCCTGTGCGTTGGTCGACAGCGTGACGCTACGCACATCCTCGGCGCGCTTGGTCACGTAGTTGACCAGGCCACCCGGCTCTGAAACGCCGCTTTGCAGCCCGGACAGGCCCTTTAGCAACTCGACTTGCTGTTTGTTTTCCAGGGCCACGTTCTGCTCGCCGGCAATGGTCTGGCCGTTGATACGGTAGCTGCTGGCGGCGTTAAGCTCGAAGCCCCTCACGTTGAAGTTTTCGTAGTAGCCGATGGGGGCATAGCTTTCGCCAACCGAGGCGTCGCTTTGCAGCACTTCGCTTAGCTGGCGCACCTGCCGGTCTTCAAGCAGTTGCTGGCTGAAAACGCTGATGGCGGCAGGGGTATCAAGCAAGGGCGCGGGCTGGAAGCCGCCCACTGCGGCCTGGTGTGCCTGATAGCCGTCGTCGCCGTAGGTGTCGGACACCTGCAGCGGGGCCAGCACCACGCTGTTTTCGGCGAGCACATGGGGGCAATGCAGGGCCAGGCCCAGGCTGAGCAGGCTCAGGGGCAGGCGGGGGTGACGCGGGGGCATGCGGGGCTCCTGGATGCGCACACCTGTGCCGGCCTCTTCGCGGGTAAACCCGCGAAGAGGCCGGCACAGGCCATGAAAAAGGCGGCATCTTAACAGCCGCCCTCAGCATAAAACGATCCAGGCCCCGCGATATTCAGCCCTGGTTGGCAGGGTGCTTGTGCTGCCGCCAACTGTCATCGATCTTCGACCAGGTTTTGCCGTCGGTAATCGCCATGAGCTTGCGACCATCCTTGAAGGTGGCCAGGAAGGTAGCTTCTTGCTCCTTGCCGCCTAGCCACAGCCCGGCAAGCAAGCCCACCGGCCCGGCCACCAGGGCCCCCGCCACACCCCAGCCCAGGGCGCTGCCCAGGCTGCGGCTGGTTTCCAGGCTGGCCAGCCGGAGGTCGCTGATGCGGGCCAGGGAAATCCGCTCACCCGGTGACGGGCTGCGCGGGGTCTTGAGTGTGAGCGATCCGTTGCGATACTCGCCTTCACCTTGCAAGAAATCGCCGGATTGCACCGTGAGTCTTGTCATAAAGTCGTCCTGTCAGGAAAGGGCATTGACCAGCGCCTAATGGGCGCTGCCTGGCCTGGCAAGTCAACGACCATGCGACGGAGGGTCGTGCGGTGCATTGTCGCCGTGGCTAATGGCCTCTTCGCGGGCACGCCCGCTCCCACAGGCTTGTCACTGCCCTGAGGTTTGTGATGCACCTGTGGGAGCGGGCGTGCCCGCGAAGAGGCCAGCAAGAGTCATTCAGGCCACCTGCAAGGTGTTCTTGCGCTTACGCTCTGCCAGGCCCCACACCAGCAACGCCAGCCCGCCAATCACCAGGCCCGCCGCCACAATGCCCATCCAGCCCTGGTACTGGAACAACTGCGTGCCCAGCAATGACCCCAGCGCCCCGCCAATGAAATAGCAGGTGATATACCCGGCGTTCAGCCGCGTACGTGCCTCGGGGCGTAGGGCAATCACTGCGTTCTGATTGCTCACGTGCACCAGTTGTACCGCCAGGTCGAGCATCAGCACGCCCAGCAGCAGGGCCAGCAATGACTGCTGGGCAAAGCCCAGCGGCACCCACGACAGCAGCAACACCACCAGGCCCACGGTGGTACCCAGCGCGCCTTTGCCGCGGTCGGCCAGGCGCCCTGCCCAGTTCGCCGACAGCGCACCGGCTGCACCGGCCAGGCCGAACAGGCCGATCACTGCATCGGAGTAGTGGTAGGGGCCCTTGGTCAGCAAAAAGGCCAGGGGCGTCCAGAACAGGGCGAACAGGCTGAACGCCAGCAGGCCGAGCAGCGAGCGCAGGCGCAGGACCGGTTCTTCAATGAACAGGCGGAACACCGAGCCGATCAGTGCCGGGTACTTCAGCCCGGCATGGCTGTGATGCTGCGGCAGGCTGCGGTACAGCGCCACCGCGGTGACCGCCATCAGCACAGCGGCCAACACGTAGATGCTGCGCCAGCCGCCCAGTTCGGCCATAAAACCGGCAGCAGTACGTGCCAGCAGGATGCCCAGCAGCAGGCCGCTCATCAGCGTACCGACTGCGCGCCCACGCTGATGCGGCTCGCTGAGGGTCGCGGCCATGGGCACCAGAATCTGCGCCACCACCGAGAACAGCCCGGTCAGCGCCGTGCCGAGGATCAGCCAGGGCAGGCTCGGCGCACATGCACTGATGACCAGCCCTAACGTGGCAATGGCGGTCATCACGGTGATCAGCCGGCGCTGCTCGAAGAGGTCACCCAGCGGCGCCAGTAGCAACAGGCCGGCGCCATAGCTGAGCTGTGCGGCAATGACGATACTGCCGGCGCTGGCAGTGCTCAGGCCAAACTGCTGGGCGATGCTGTGCAGCAGCGGTTGGGCGTAGTAGTTGCTGGCCACGGCCAGGCCGGTGGCGGTGGCCATCAGCAGGATCATGGCGCGGCTGAGAGTGGGGGCGTTCATGCGGTTCTCTTGGCGGGCAGTAGGAAGTGGGGGAATTATCAAGAAGTGTCAGGCATGACGCCAATGTATAGTTTTCAACTTATCCATCTTGAAAGCAGATAGATCGATGAACCTCAAGCAGCTCGAATACGCCCTCGCCGTGGCCGACACTGGCAGTTTTACCCGTGCCGCTGAGCGCTGCCATGTGGTGCAGTCGGCGCTCAGCCACCAGGTGGCGCGGCTGGAAGCGCAGCTGGGTGTAAGCCTTTTTGAGCGCAGTTCGCGGCGGGTGCGCCTGACGCCTGCCGGTGAGGCCTTTGTGCTCAGCGCGCGGCCGGCGGTGGACGCGGCCCGGCGCATTGCCGATGACGTGGCGGCGGCATGCGGGCAGGTGCGCGGGCGGCTGGCGATAGGGGAAATCAGCTCGCTCACGGCGCTGGACCTGGTCGACTTGCTGGCCGTGTTCCACGGACGATTCCCGGATGTGGATGTGCGCTGGATCACGGCCAAGAGCGAATGGCTGATAGCCGATGTGGTCGAGCGGCGCCTGGACGTTGGTTTCATTGGCCTGTGGCAGGGCGAGGTGGTGCAGGGCGTGCAGCATCGGTTGCTGGCCAGGGAGGAACTGGTGGCGTTGTTGCCGGTTGATCATCGGCTGGCCGGCTGCGGGCAGCTGGCTTTGGCCGATCTGGCGGATGAAGTGCTGGTGGATTTCCCCGAAGGCACCGGGGCGCGGCGCCAGACAGATGAGGCGTTTCAGGCAGCGGGGCTGCAGCATCGGGTGCAATTCGAGATCGGCCATGTGCGCCTGGTGGAAAAGTTCGTGCAGCGGGGCATGGCGGTGGGCCTGGTGCCGGAACGGGTGGCCCAGGGTTTCGAAGGTGTGGCACTGGCGCGGTTGGTAGATGCGCCGGTGCGGCACCTGTATGCCGTGTGGTCCTCCAGCCCGACGCCTGCTGCCCGGGCGTTTCTGGAGGTGATGGAACAGCATCTGGGGGGCAATGATTGAGCCTGTTCTGGCCCCATTGCCGGCAAGCCAGCGCCCACGGGAACCCCACGGGTTCAAGGCCTGTGGTGATCTTGTGGGCGCTGGCTTGCCGGCAATGGGCCGAAACAGGCAACCCATCAATTCAAGCGGCAAACCCACCATCAATCGTGAGGCTTGCCCCGGTGATATACCCCGCCTCTGGCCCAGCAAGGTAAGCCACAAAGCCGGCAATTTCTTCCGGCTCGCCATACCGTCCAATCGCCATCAACGGGATCAGGCTCTCGGCAAACTCGCCACTGGCGGGGTTCATGTCGGTGTCCACCGGCCCCGGCTGCACGTTGTTCACGGTAATGCCCTGTGGCCCCAGATCACGCGCCATGCCACGGGTCAGGCCAACCAGCGCCGACTTGCTCATGGCATAAGGCGCACCGCCGGCAAATGGCATGCGCTCGGCGTTGGTGCTGCCAATATTGATGATGCGCCCGCCCTGGCCCATGTAACGGGCTGCGGCCTGACTGGCGACAAACACGCTGCGTACGTTCACCGCCAGCATGCGGTCAAAGTCGGCCAGGTCGAACTCGGTCACCGGTGCTACCGCCAGCACACCGGCGTTGTTGACCAAGATATCCAGCCTGCCAAAGGCCTTCACGGCGTCATCCACTGCCAGTTGCACGGCGGCTGCGTCGGCGCTGTCGGCCCGCAGGGCCAAGGCTTTGCCGCCGTTTTCGGTAATCTCGCGGGCCAGGTCTTCTGCCGGGCCGGCGGAGCTGACATAGGTGAAGGCCACGTGCGCACCTTCGCGTGCCAGGCGGCGCACGATGGCTGCGCCTATGCCGCGGGAACCGCCCTGAACCAGGGCCACTTTGCCTTCGAGTGAAAGTTGCTTGGACATGCTGATCTCCTGCTGGAAGCCAGGCCGAAATGCCTTGGATGGGCAAAGTATCGGCGCTTGATTACCTGCTGATAAGATGGCAATCACTATCAGCAGAGTAAACCTTGGGTTGGCAATGATGGCCGTGGAATCGTTCAACGCGTTGGAGTGCTTCATCCGCAGTGCCGAGGTCGGCAGCTTTGCCGAAGCTGCCAGGCGCCTGAGCATTACCCCCGCCGCCGTGGGCAAGCACGTGGCTCAGCTGGAGGCGCGCCTGGGCGTGCGGTTGTTCCAGCGTAGTACCCGCAAGCTGACCCTGACTGAGGCGGGGCAGCGTTTTCTGGGCGAAGTCAGCGACAGCTTTCGTACCATCCAGTATGCCGTGGCCAACCTGGCCAGCGCCGAAGGCCAGCCGGCCGGGTTGTTGCGGGTGAGCATGGGCACTGTGTTCGGGCGCTTGTATGTGTTGCCCTTGCTGGGTGAGTTTTTACGGCGTTATCCGGCGATTACCCCGGATTGGCATTTCGACAACCGCCAGGTCGACCTGATCGGCCAGGGCTTCGATGCAGCGATTGGCGGTGGTTTCGATCTGCCGCCGGGGGTGGTGGCGCGCAAGCTGACCCCGGCCCACCGGGTGTTGGTGGCAGCACCGGCCTACCTGCAGCGGCACGCACCGATTGACGACCCGCAGGTGCTGCAGCGGCACGACGGCATCCTGATCCGCTCACCGCAGACCGGGCGGGTGCGCTCGTGGCCTTTGACCAGCCGCTGGCAGGCGCAGCAGCCGATGCAACTGCGCCAGGCGATGACCATGAGCGATTCGGACGCGGCGTGCGCGGTGGCCGAGCAGGGGCTGGGGATTGCCCTGGTGAGCCTGCCATTTGCCGTGCCATACCTGCAGGCAGGGCGGCTGCGGCGGGTGTTGCCTGACTGGTACGTGGATGACGGGCATATCAGCCTGTATTTCGCCGAGCACAAGCTGATGCCGGGCAAGACCCGGGCGTTTATCGATTTTGTGGTGGAGCAGTTTGCCGAACAGGGGTTGGCGGGGCGGTTCGATGCCTTGCAAACCCTTTAGGTGTGTTTTGCCTGACCGAGACTTATCGCCGGCAAGCCAGCTCCCACAGGGAGCCTGCAGTATTCAGGCCTGTGGTAATCCTGTGGGAGCTGGCTTGCCGGCGGTAGGGCCCGGTCAGGCAATACCCGTAATGAACAATGCCTGCGCTCCCAGGCTCACCTCATCATCCACCCGCTTGCCCATCAATTGCTGCCCCAGCGGTGAGCGCGGGGTGATCACGGTCACCCGCTCATCCCCCTCACCAATCTTCAACCCCGCCGCCTCAGGCCCGAGGAACAACCGGCGCTGCCCGCCAGCGTCATCTTCCAGGGTCACCAGGTTGCTGATCTGCACCCCGCGCGCCGGGTCATGGTCGCGCAGCAGCAATTGCTGGTAGGTCAGCAGCGCCTGGCGGATCTCGGCGCTGCGGCGGGCCTGGCCGGTGGCCAGGTACGAAGCTTCCAGGCCCAGGGTGTCGTACTTGTTCTCGGCAATGTTCTCTTCGGCGGTGGCAGTTTCGTAGGCGCTTTGCGCCGCGCGGGTCAGCACGTCAAGGTCATGCTCGAGGGTGGCGACGATCTGCGCCAGCAGGCGGGTCTTGTCCATGGTCAGTAACAGAACTCCAGCACGTTGGCCTGGCTTTTGTCGGTGGGGGCGGTGCGGTTCTGCTGCATCCAGAACTGGCATTTGGGGCTGTTGAGGTTGCGCGGGTTGCCCTGCGCGGCCTCGGCGGCCTGTTGCAGTTCCTGTTTGCGCAGAATGCCCTTGTAGTGCTCGAACATCTCGGCCTGGGCGTCTTGTGCCGGGGCTGGCGCCGGGGGGGCGGCAGGCCGGTACACACCGGGGGCCACGGCCTGGGCCAGCGGCTGCACCTGCTGTGGCCACAGTTGCAGCGCCAGCCACAGGCTCGCGGCAATGGCCACGGCGCCCAGCCACAGGCCAAAGGCAACGCACACAATCAACGGCAGCGGCTTGAGGGTGATCTTGAGTTCACGGTGGCGGGCCATGGCAGCCTCCTGGCAGGGTAGGTCGGGGTACATTGTCGCATGCACTTGAGCATTTTTCCGTGCGGGTGCTTTTGTCGGCGACAATTTATCCGCAGAATTCGCGTTTTTTGCACCAGAACGGGAGGGGCGGGTGAAAGCCACCTGGGACATTTTCTGCAGCGTCGTCGACAACTACGGCGACATAGGCGTGACCTGGCGCCTGGCCCGGCAACTGGTGGCTGAGCATGGCCTGGCGGTGCGCCTGTGGGTAGATGACCTGAACGCGTTCACGCCCATGTGCCCAGGGGCTGATGCCAGCGCCGCGCAGCAGTGGCAGCACGGTGTGGATGTGCGTCAGTGGCCTGCGGCCTGGCTGCCGGTGGCACCGGCCGATGGGGTGATCGGCGCCTTCGCGTGCCAGTTGCCGGCGGCCTATGTAGATGCAATGCGTGCCTGCGCCACGCCGCCGCTGTGGCTGAACCTTGAATACCTCAGTGCCGAGGACTGGGTGGAGGGCTGCCATGGCTTGCCTTCGCCGCAGCCCAATGGCCTGCGCAAGGTGTTTTTCTTCCCCGGCTTTACCGAAAAAACCGGCGGCCTGCTACGCGAGGGCTCGCTGCTGGCGCGGCGTGATGCCTTCCAGCAGTCGGCCGGGGCACGCCAGGCGTTTCTGCAGGAGCTTGGGGTAGCGCCCGAGCAGGGGGCATTGCTGATATCGCTGTTTGCCTACGAAAACACGCAGTTGGCCAGCTGGCTGAATGCCTTGGCCACAGGCGCGCAACCGTGCCACCTGCTGGTACCGCAAGGGCGTATCGTGGCGGGGCTGAGCCAGTGGCTTGGCGAGGTGCCGCTGCAGGTGGGCAGCGTGCGCAAGCGGGGCGCGCTGACCGTGCAGGTGCTGCCGTTCGTCAGCCAGGACGACTTCGACCGGCTGCTGTGGAGTTGCGATTTCAACGCGGTGCGTGGTGAAGACTCGTTCGTGCGGGCGCAGTGGGCCGGGCAGCCGATGCTGTGGCACATCTATGTGCAGGACGAGAACGCCCACTGGGAAAAGCTCGAAGCGTTTCTGGCGCATTATCGACGCGGCCTGTCAGATGAAGCCGATGCCGCCCTGCTGGGCCTGTGGCGTGCCTGGAACATGGACTGCGACATGGGCCAGGCGTGGCAGGCAGCCCGCCAGCACTGGCCAGAACTGCAACGGCATGCCCGGCTTTGGGCGGTGCGACAGGCCGCTCAGCCGGACCTTGCCACAGCGCTAGTACACTTTTACCGAAATTCGCTATGATACGCGGCCTCGATTTTTATAAATCCATCCAGATTCGGATACTTCGTAATGAAAACTGGTAAAGAACTGAAACCCGGTACCGTCCTGCGGATCGACAACGACCCGTGGCTGGTTCAAAAAGCTGAGTTCACCAAGTCGGGCCGTAACAGCGCGATCATGAAGACCAAGCTGAAGAACCTGCTGACCGGCTACAAGACCGAAACCGTATACGGTGCGGACGACAAGCTGGACGACGTGATCCTGGATCGCAAAGAAGCGACCCTGTCGTTCATCAGCGGTGACACATACACCTTCATGGACACCACCGACTACACCATGTACGAGCTGAACGCCGAAGACATCGAGGCCGTTCTGCCGTTCATCGAAGAAGGCATGGAAGACATCTGCGAAGCTGTGTTCTTCGAAGACCGTCTGGTATCGGTAGAGCTGCCGACCACCATCGTGCGTAAGGTTGCCTACACCGAAGGTTCGGCTCGTGGCGACACTTCGGGCAAAGTCATGAAGCCTGCCAAGCTGGCAAACGGTACTGAACTCAGCGTTGCTGACTTCATCGAAATCGACGACCTGATCGAAATCGATACCCGCGAAGGCGGTTCGTACAAAGGCCGTGCCAAGAAGTAATTCTTCTTGCAATGTGCACAAAAAACCCGGCCTCGGCCGGGTTTTTTGTGCCTGCGACTTAAACCGTCACATGCAGGCGCACATCCACGTTCCCGCGGGTAGCGTTGGAATACGGACAAACTTTGTGAGCCTTTTCCACCAAGCCTTCGGCATCGGTCTGGGGCAGGCCTGGCAGGTTGATGTGCAGGTCGATGTCCAGGCCGAAACCGCCTGGGATCTGGCCAATGCCCACCTTGGCGGTGATCGAGGCATCTGCCGGCAGGGCCTTCTTCTCTTGCCCGGCCACGAACTTCAGGGCGCCGATGAAGCAGGCTGAGTATCCGGCAGCGAAAAGCTGCTCGGGGTTGGTGCCGTCACCGCCTGCGCCGCCCAGTTCCTTGGGCGTGCTCAGGCTGACTGCCAGCTTGCCGTCGCTGGATTTCGATTTTCCGTCGCGCCCACCGGTGGAGGTAGCTTCTGCGATGTACAGCGGAGTGACCTTTTGCATCTTGAGCCTCGCTAATGTGCTGTGCGCTCCCGGTCAAGGAGGGCGCGGATTGGTGTGGGATTTAAATTAGCGCGCAATTAGTTTGCGCGCAAGATAAATCATTGCCGTCCATCCGAACGGCCAGTGCACAGCATAGCTGTCAGAGGTTTTTCTGCAGGTTCTCGCGCAGGTTCAGCAGGTCGGCCTGCAGTTGCTGCAACTGCTCCAGGCTGCGCCCGCTGGCTTTGAGGATGCACTGCGGCACTTTTTTGGCCTGCTGTTGCAGGGCGCGGCCCTTTTCAGTCAGCTGCACCATTACTACCCGTTCGTCCTCCCTGCTGCGGTTACGCTGCAGCAGGCCTTCACTTTCCAGGCGCTTGAGCAGTGGCGTCAGGGAGCCCGGGTCGGTCAGCAGGTGCTGGCTGATTTCGCCCACTGTCAGGTCGTCGCGCTCCCACAGCACCAGCATGGCCAGGTACTGTGGGTAGGTCAGGCCCAAGGCTTGCAGCAGCGGTTTGTAGACCTTGGTCATCAGCAACGAGGTGGAGTGCAGGGCGAAGCAGACCTGGTTGTCCAGCAGCAGCTCGTCGCAAGAGGCTTGGGTGTCGGCGTTCATGCAGGTCCTTGAAATTGATCAATGGGGAATTCTGGCACGCTTATTTTTAGTGCGCGCATTACTCACGCAGTTCACTGCGCAAGGCCAGGTCCCAGGGTGGAATCGGGCTGTAGCGGCTCTTGAGGAATTCGAGCAGCAAACGGCTGCGAGAGTTCGTTTCATGTTCCAGCCGTAGTGCGTAAATGCCGCTGGTCTCGGCTGCTGGCAGGCCGCCGTCGCAAAACAGCGGAACCAGTTCGCCACGCAGCAGGTATTCGCTGATCAGCCAGGTAGGCAGGTGGGCAACACCTAAGCCGGCGAGCGCACCGAACAGCAAG from Pseudomonas fortuita carries:
- a CDS encoding magnesium and cobalt transport protein CorA, which produces MGRVVASAVYSAGRKVTNISIDEGSEWARKPGHFVWIGLEEPNAEELANLQCQFNLHELAIEDALEKHSRPKLETFGDALFIVTYSPVRHEGKLEFIETHIFAGNGYIITCRNGHSKSYALVRQRCEARPLLLEHGEDFVLYALLDFVTENYQPVSEAIHGEIEELEQSVLGGSLQEDDIRRLHSLRRDILRLRRYVAPMVEVSEELQRLSFPFIDKNMRPYFRDVQIHVTRQMEDLAGIRDIASQTIEIGMLLESSRQSIVQRKFAAWAAILAFPTAIAGIYGMNFQNMPELGWHYGYFGVLGVIVLGCTGLFASFKKSGWL
- a CDS encoding lysophospholipid acyltransferase family protein, producing MLYSLRMLLLALHFLVVGVVGLVIGLCRPFNPDNSRIFAHLYSRPATRLLRIKVKAEVGPLWDQPPGCVIIANHQSNFDLFVLGQVVPRRTVAIGKKSLGWVPLFGQLFWLGGNVLIDRKNSYQARKALQKTTRVLQDDTSIWVFPEGTRNPGEHLLAFKKGAFHMAIEAGVPIVPVCVSRYAKRMGLNSWRQRTVVVRSLPPITTAGMTQRDIPALIEQCRVQMQQCIDRMEHELA
- a CDS encoding crotonase/enoyl-CoA hydratase family protein; translated protein: MSELINYHAEDGIATLTLNNGKVNAISPDVITAFNAALDRAIEARAVVIITGQPGILSGGYDLKVMTSGPQEAISLVTAGSTLARRLLSHPFPVVVACPGNAVAKGAFLLLSADYRIGVEGPYKVCLNEVQIGMTMHHAGIELARDRLRRSAFHRSVINAEVFDPHAAVDAGFLDKVVPAEQLQEAALAAARELKKLNMLAHKNTKLKVRKGLLEALDKAIELDQQHMG
- a CDS encoding TonB-dependent siderophore receptor yields the protein MPPRHPRLPLSLLSLGLALHCPHVLAENSVVLAPLQVSDTYGDDGYQAHQAAVGGFQPAPLLDTPAAISVFSQQLLEDRQVRQLSEVLQSDASVGESYAPIGYYENFNVRGFELNAASSYRINGQTIAGEQNVALENKQQVELLKGLSGLQSGVSEPGGLVNYVTKRAEDVRSVTLSTNAQGERYLATDLGGWFGSEKQFGLRANLAHEDIRSYVDHADGKRDFASLAFDWQINPDATLQLDAEYQHREQRSVPGYQLLGGTAVPHGIDPDDRLAYQHWAKPVQNDSLNLGGRFEYRFNEAWTGTLSASRSKVVIDDYSAFAWGSSEGAFFAGNGDYDIYDFRSPDDTRRTDEAQAMLNGHFDALGVGHELTVGTSAQRRTLDQRPYYNEWLGTGNIYTGAPAFDPSDKAVGASERRLDSRQYGLFVSDRISFNEQWQTVLGAREVRLDEKTWDENGVAGRHTRQYELLPNAALIYKPQPDTTVYASYAQGLSAGGTAPWFASNAAEILAPTTSHQLELGLKHDWQGLSLSAALFQIRQAYQYARPDGAGNFTYVQQGQQKNTGLELGASGWVTRNLQVQASAAAIRARVKNSGTDAYEGHQAINVPRFRAALHAQYTLPVPGLALLGGARYSASKYASQAGNVEVGGYTVFDVGSRYRTRIGGYDTVLRLTVDNVFDKRYWRDVGDYLGDNYLFQGAPRTARLSASVSF
- a CDS encoding MFS transporter, which produces MNAPTLSRAMILLMATATGLAVASNYYAQPLLHSIAQQFGLSTASAGSIVIAAQLSYGAGLLLLAPLGDLFEQRRLITVMTAIATLGLVISACAPSLPWLILGTALTGLFSVVAQILVPMAATLSEPHQRGRAVGTLMSGLLLGILLARTAAGFMAELGGWRSIYVLAAVLMAVTAVALYRSLPQHHSHAGLKYPALIGSVFRLFIEEPVLRLRSLLGLLAFSLFALFWTPLAFLLTKGPYHYSDAVIGLFGLAGAAGALSANWAGRLADRGKGALGTTVGLVVLLLSWVPLGFAQQSLLALLLGVLMLDLAVQLVHVSNQNAVIALRPEARTRLNAGYITCYFIGGALGSLLGTQLFQYQGWMGIVAAGLVIGGLALLVWGLAERKRKNTLQVA